From Chryseotalea sp. WA131a:
AACTAGTCAAGAAAAATGCTGGCCAAGCAGGCTTGCGCATGTATTTGAAAAGTCAAGATGCGCTGCAAACTGAACTTTTGGCGCGATCAGTACGAATCAAGCCAACCAATGAATTAATCAAAGAGTTAAAGCGTTTAGCTGAGGTGGGCGTGGTAACCGACAAACTAGAAGTACGCTGGCTGACGGATATGCCAACAAATACGATAACAAAAACTGAAGTTGGAACAATTTCATCTACCTTTGTGTTGGAAGTTTTGGAACCAGTTGACAATTGACAACTTTGTTTTGGATAAGAATAAATTTAAACTCTTAAGAAAATGGGAAAAACCTTAGAACTAACCGATGCAACCTTTGACGAAACCTTAAAAAGTGATAAACCTGTTTTAGTTGATTTTTGGGCAGAGTGGTGCGGCCCTTGTAAAATGATTGGCCCGGCAGTAGAGGAACTTGCAAATGAATATGATGGCAAGGCCGTAGTGGCAAAGTTAAACGTTGACGAAAACCCAAACATCACAGCACGTTTTGGAGTACGCTCGATCCCTACTTTGTTGGTTTTCAAAAATGGCCAAATTGTAGATAAGCAAGTAGGCGCTGTGCCGAAGTCGGTTTTGGCGAACAAGCTGCAAGCGCAGGTGGCTTAGTTATTCGATAATTTTTTTTGAAAAGACTGCTCTAGAGATTGGGCGGTCTTTTTTTATTTGATGTTTTCCTTCATCTGCTCCACCATTTCCAACACCGCTGGGCACACCAATGTATTTTTGTAGGTTAAGTCCATAATCTGCACCATTTTTTTCCGGTTGGTGTGTGGATATTCTCTACAAGCCTTGGGCCTATCGGAATAGACGGAGCAATAGTTTTCACGATCTAAAAATGGACAAGGTGAAGATTTCAAAACATAGTCCTTGTCTTCATCGATGTGCAAATATTTCACGATAAAATCGCCCGGCTTCATGCGCAGGGCTTTGGCCACCCGTTCAATATCAGTTTGATAAAAAATAGGGCTCGTAGTTTTACAGCAGTTGGCACAGGTAAGGCAATCTATTTCATTAAATACTTCTTCGTGAAGGTTATGAAAGGCATTATCCACTTCGCGTGGGTTTTTCTTTTTCAGCTTTTGTAAAAAGGCTTTATTCTCACTCGACTGATTTTTTGCTTTCTGTTGAAATGCCTTTAAGTCCACTTGTTTTAAGTTTACCAGATACCAATTACTGATCACTAACCAATACTTACCAACTCAAGCCGAATTCCTCGCTGCATTGATAATCCCAAACATGCTTCGAATAATCAATTTACGGTAACGAAGTTCATAAGCCTTTTTATCATCTGTTAAATTGCGCAAGTTCATCAACGAGGCTTGCTGAATCGCAATCAGTGGCAACACTATCTGCTCACGCAAATACACCGATTGCCGGATGTTGGGATTGTTGCCCATCAGTTCGCTCAGGCCGGAAATTTCCAACGTCTCTTCCTTTGAAAGCTCGTACTCTGCATACATCTTTTTCCAAAAGGCACCAAACTCGGCATCGTTGGCCAGGTACGTGGTTGCTTGGTAATTGGTTTTCGTCAACGACATCATGCTATTACCCAACAGGGTTCGAAAAAAGAGAGAGTTTTGATACAGCTCTTTTACTTCATTTGACCTTTTCTGCAATGCTTTCAACGCACTACCCACCCCATAAAATCCAGGAATATTTTGCTTCATCATCGCCCACGAGCCTACAAACGGAATGGCTCGTAAATCTACAAACTTCAATCCGCTACCTCCACTCCTTTTCACGGGACGCGAGCCGATGTTGGTATCACCAAAAAACGAAAGCGGGGTAACCTTCTCCAAATACGGAACAAATTTTTCGTGAAGGCGCAAATCCAAGTAAGCACGATGGGCTTGCGCAGCCAACTCGTCCAATAAACTTTTTTCAGAATCGCTCATAGAAATATTTTTCCCAAACACCTCTCCTTCCACACCAGCAGAAATCAACTGCTCTAAATTGTATTGGCACGACCCAGGCTTGCCAAAATTAGAGCTGATGGTTTGGCCTTGCACAGTCACTTGCACTTCCTCCTGTTCGATACTTTCACCCAGCGAAGCATAAAAATCATGCGTGTTGCCACCACCACGTGCGGGAGGGCCTCCTCTTCCATCAAAGAACAATGCCTTCAAACCAAATGCTCTAGAAACATTGGTAAGACTTTCTTTCGCTCTGAAAATAGACCAATTCGCACGTAGGTATCCACCGTCTTTAGTTCCGTCAGAAAAGCCAAGCATAATCGTTTGGTGATTTTTCCTGAACTCAAGATGCTGGCGGTATTCCGGAATGGAATACAATTCTTCCATGATGCTGGAACAGTGCGCTAAATCATCAATCGTTTCAAAGAGCGGAACAATGTCGAGTTGTAATGCCTGCTCGGTGCCAATCAACAATTTGGCCAGCACATACACTTCAATAATATGCAGCGCACTCTGGCAATTGCTAATGACATAGCGGTGGCACCCAGCCGGGCCATTCTCTTTTTGAATTTTGGCAATTGCCAAAATACTTTGAATGGTTTCGTTTACCAAGGCATCTTCAAAATCCAAAAAGATGAGGTTCGTTTTTAAAGATAGCAGATAATTGATTTGCTCTGGCTTGGTGAATTTTTCAAATTCTTCCCACGAAACGCTCTGCTTCTTTTGATGGAGTGTTTTCAAAATCTCCATCCACACGGCATCGTGCTTGCGACTGTCTTGCCGAATATCCAGGGCAGCAAAATAAAACCCAAACATTCTCACTTTCAACAAAAAACTATCCAACAGTTCTAAAAACAAACCGTTGTGCTCCGATAACAAAATAACACGAGCCTTTTGCAATTCTTCAATCAATTCTTGGGCCGATTGATAGGTTACTTCCTTTTTAAAAACCAGGTTGTAAATCTTTTGCTCAATGGAAATAATGAGGGGATGAATGCCTTGAAAGGTTAACCTTCTCCGCAGCAAACGAGCATCTTGGTAATAGCATTTCAAAATTGATTCGCGTAGGCGAGCCGCCACTTTCAAAGTAATCTCGGTAGTAACAAATGGATTTCCATCGCGGTCGCCCCCTGGCCAAAATCCGATTACAATTAATCGGTTGTTGTTCCACTCCGAAAGATTCATATCCAACCCACTGACAAGCGACTGCACGATTTGTGGAATGGCTTTGTAAAAAACATTTTCCAAGTACCAACACAAACTAAGCGCTTCGTCATACGGAGTTGGTTTTTGTTGGTTGATGAAACCCGTTTTACCTAGTTGTTGCAACAGTTGGTCAATCAATCCAAAATCGTTGGCACGGATAGCTATCTCTAAATCGGTGAGAATGCCCAGCACATGGCCGGGATAAAACTGTGTGGGGTGCGCTGTTAGCACTACACGTAAACTAAACTGTTCAAGTTTAGCCTTTAATGCCCCTGCTTTGTTTTCGTATTTTGTCCGTAGCAGCAAAGCGGGTATAGTACCCTTTCCGTTTAAGTCATTGATTTGTTCGAAGGAAGAATCTTCCACCGAATCAAATAAGGCAACCTGCCGCTCTACGTATTGTATGATATTGAATAGCAAATCAAACTGTTCTTCGGGTGTTGCGTTCGGTGTTTGCTCTTTAAAGAACCCGTTTAAGATATCGGGAGCCGATAATCCCTTGGCAAACCCATCCGAACAATGCTGTTGTAAGATGGGCAACAAAGTGCCTGTACGAAGCACATGGTGAAATGGGAGGTTGAGAAAAAGGCTATTATAGAGGTGGAATCGCGATCCCACGGATTGCTGGTAGGTTAAGTTTCTGCTAAAGAATGTAGACATGAAATTTAATATTGTTACACTTTGTACTTCGCCCTAATTTACGGTAACTTTCATTTCTTAAACCTCAAGCCATGAAGAAAACTTTACTCTATGTGCTTATAATTGCATTGCTTTCATCTTGTTTAGGTTACAAAGAGCTGCCCGTTGAATACGATTATAGCTATAAGGGCAATTTCAAACGATATAGAACTTTCACCATCATGCATCCATTAGGTGTAACCGATTCTACCATGACCAACGGATTAATCGAAAAATCCATTATCAACCGCATGCGCTTTTTGGGTTACAAACAAACTGACAACCGCCCTCACCTCATTATTGGTTTTAAAATGTACCAAGACAGCCTCCGCTTTAACGGCTATAACCAGCCCGAAATTGAAGAGTGGGTGAAAAGTCAGCAAGCGGATCTTAACTATAACTCCAAAAAACTAGATCTTAAAAGTGGCACGTTGCTGATTCAATTTTATGATCGAAGACAAAATCGATCTATTTGGCAGGGCTATGCTACCACCTATTACGGAAGTATTGATTTCAACAATCAGCGTCACTTGCGCAATGCAGTGATTTCCATCTTGGATAAGTACCGTTTTTGGGCCGAAGGATTTGTGGAGGGCACCGTGCCCAAAGAAACCGAAATGCCCTAGAGAAGGGTAAACCCTTGAATTTTCTTCACAAACCTTACAATTTAGGTTTTCGCTTTTCAAAATTAATTCTACCTTTGCAGACCTTTTTTAAAGGCATCTTGTCCTATGGTGTAATGGTAACACAGCAGATTTTGATTCTGCTTTTCTAGGTTCGAATCCTAGTAGGACAACATCAACCCGCTTCGCTTGCCGGTGCGGGTTTTTAGTTAACAGAAATGTTGAACCAATGGCGGTAAAACTATTTTCAGGGCGTGCAACCACTTATTTGGCTGAGAAAATTGCTCATGCCTATGGCGAGCCGTTGGGGAAAGTAGATTACCAACAGTTTAGCGATGGTGAAATGTCGCCCTTCATTGGCGAGTCGGTGCGTGGCCACGATGTATTTATCATCCAGTCTACCTTTGCCCCTGCCGAAAACTTCATGGAGCTTTTATTGATGATTGATGCGGCCAAGCGTGCAAGTGCGCTAAACGTAAACGTTATCATTCCGTATTTTGGCTATGCCAGGCAAGATAGAAAAGACAAACCACGGGTGGCCATTGCCGCTAAGCTGATCGCTAATTTGCTCTCGGCAGCAGGCGCCAACCGCGTGATGACGTGCGATTTGCATGCCGATCAGATCCAAGGCTTTTTTGATATTCCTGTCGATCACCTTGACGGCAATTATATTTTCGTTCCGTATTTAAAGGCATTGAACCTACCCAATATCATGTTCGCATCACCAGATGTGGGCGGAATCAAAAGAGCACGGAGCTTTGCCAAGTTTTTCAATGCGGAATTGGCCGTTTGTGATAAATACCGCAAAGAAGCCAACAAGATTGAATCGATGCGCTTGATCGGTGAAGTGGAAGGCAAAGATGTGATTTTGGTGGATGATTTAGTAGATACGGGCGGAACACTTTGCAAAGCCGCTGCCTTATTAAAGGAGAAAGGGGCTAGCACCGTGCGGGCGATTTGCACACATGGCGTTTTATCTGGCAAAGCCTACGAAAACATTCAAGGTTCTGATTTAGAAGAATTGGTGGTTTCTGACACCATCCCCTTGAAGCAGATAACACCCAAAATAAAAGTATTGACCGTATCAGATTTGTTTGCGAAAGCAATACGCAAAATTCACGATCACGAATCCATCAGTTCATTATTTATCCGTTTGTAAATCCATTTTAATTTTTAACCATAAACAAAAACAAGTATGAAAACCATCGAGATTATAGGGTATCGAAGAGCAAATCTCGGCAAAAACGATGCTGAAAAAGTTCGCCAAGAAGGTAATATTCCGTGCGTATTGTACGGAGGTGGTGAGCAAGTTCATTTTTACTCACCCGTTATTTTGTTCCGCGATTTAGTGTACACCAACGAGGCGCACTTTGTTCACCTGAACATTGAAGGTGAAGAGTGCCAAGCCATTATGCAAGAAGTACAGTTTCACCCTGTAAGTGA
This genomic window contains:
- the trxA gene encoding thioredoxin, with amino-acid sequence MGKTLELTDATFDETLKSDKPVLVDFWAEWCGPCKMIGPAVEELANEYDGKAVVAKLNVDENPNITARFGVRSIPTLLVFKNGQIVDKQVGAVPKSVLANKLQAQVA
- a CDS encoding YkgJ family cysteine cluster protein translates to MDLKAFQQKAKNQSSENKAFLQKLKKKNPREVDNAFHNLHEEVFNEIDCLTCANCCKTTSPIFYQTDIERVAKALRMKPGDFIVKYLHIDEDKDYVLKSSPCPFLDRENYCSVYSDRPKACREYPHTNRKKMVQIMDLTYKNTLVCPAVLEMVEQMKENIK
- a CDS encoding phosphoenolpyruvate carboxylase, with protein sequence MSTFFSRNLTYQQSVGSRFHLYNSLFLNLPFHHVLRTGTLLPILQQHCSDGFAKGLSAPDILNGFFKEQTPNATPEEQFDLLFNIIQYVERQVALFDSVEDSSFEQINDLNGKGTIPALLLRTKYENKAGALKAKLEQFSLRVVLTAHPTQFYPGHVLGILTDLEIAIRANDFGLIDQLLQQLGKTGFINQQKPTPYDEALSLCWYLENVFYKAIPQIVQSLVSGLDMNLSEWNNNRLIVIGFWPGGDRDGNPFVTTEITLKVAARLRESILKCYYQDARLLRRRLTFQGIHPLIISIEQKIYNLVFKKEVTYQSAQELIEELQKARVILLSEHNGLFLELLDSFLLKVRMFGFYFAALDIRQDSRKHDAVWMEILKTLHQKKQSVSWEEFEKFTKPEQINYLLSLKTNLIFLDFEDALVNETIQSILAIAKIQKENGPAGCHRYVISNCQSALHIIEVYVLAKLLIGTEQALQLDIVPLFETIDDLAHCSSIMEELYSIPEYRQHLEFRKNHQTIMLGFSDGTKDGGYLRANWSIFRAKESLTNVSRAFGLKALFFDGRGGPPARGGGNTHDFYASLGESIEQEEVQVTVQGQTISSNFGKPGSCQYNLEQLISAGVEGEVFGKNISMSDSEKSLLDELAAQAHRAYLDLRLHEKFVPYLEKVTPLSFFGDTNIGSRPVKRSGGSGLKFVDLRAIPFVGSWAMMKQNIPGFYGVGSALKALQKRSNEVKELYQNSLFFRTLLGNSMMSLTKTNYQATTYLANDAEFGAFWKKMYAEYELSKEETLEISGLSELMGNNPNIRQSVYLREQIVLPLIAIQQASLMNLRNLTDDKKAYELRYRKLIIRSMFGIINAARNSA
- a CDS encoding DUF4136 domain-containing protein; protein product: MKKTLLYVLIIALLSSCLGYKELPVEYDYSYKGNFKRYRTFTIMHPLGVTDSTMTNGLIEKSIINRMRFLGYKQTDNRPHLIIGFKMYQDSLRFNGYNQPEIEEWVKSQQADLNYNSKKLDLKSGTLLIQFYDRRQNRSIWQGYATTYYGSIDFNNQRHLRNAVISILDKYRFWAEGFVEGTVPKETEMP
- a CDS encoding ribose-phosphate pyrophosphokinase gives rise to the protein MAVKLFSGRATTYLAEKIAHAYGEPLGKVDYQQFSDGEMSPFIGESVRGHDVFIIQSTFAPAENFMELLLMIDAAKRASALNVNVIIPYFGYARQDRKDKPRVAIAAKLIANLLSAAGANRVMTCDLHADQIQGFFDIPVDHLDGNYIFVPYLKALNLPNIMFASPDVGGIKRARSFAKFFNAELAVCDKYRKEANKIESMRLIGEVEGKDVILVDDLVDTGGTLCKAAALLKEKGASTVRAICTHGVLSGKAYENIQGSDLEELVVSDTIPLKQITPKIKVLTVSDLFAKAIRKIHDHESISSLFIRL